One window of the Streptomyces sp. NBC_00259 genome contains the following:
- a CDS encoding serine hydrolase, whose translation MGEGIPEQVGGHGGGSRALHPVAHRLVRSVAGTAVVLAVGATVAAAYGAAHAGNGAGRTAEAAASVTTAAPSPSPTPSRSMSPSPSAAPSPSPAVDLATVLAPVAAEADGGLSVAVRDSTSGRSAVYGEEAFDSASIAKVNILATLLLQAQDEGRELTALEKSRAVTMIENSDNAAALALWRAIGRAEGLEVADERFGMTSTRGGAGDLWGLTQTTAADQLALLDVVFGDSGSPLTAASRAYVSHLMGNVSAGQDWGVSAAASTGSEGAGTALKNGWLPRSATGLWVINSVGRIEADGRTYLVAVLSDGNRSKQAGVGTVEDAARAAVAAVGVLSGR comes from the coding sequence ATGGGCGAAGGCATACCCGAACAGGTCGGCGGGCACGGCGGCGGCTCCCGGGCACTCCACCCGGTCGCGCACCGTCTGGTGCGCTCCGTGGCGGGCACCGCCGTCGTGCTGGCCGTCGGCGCGACGGTGGCCGCGGCGTACGGCGCGGCGCACGCGGGGAACGGCGCCGGGCGCACCGCGGAGGCGGCGGCCTCGGTGACCACCGCGGCACCGTCGCCCTCGCCGACTCCCTCACGCTCGATGTCGCCGTCTCCATCCGCTGCGCCGTCACCTTCGCCCGCCGTGGATCTGGCGACGGTCCTTGCCCCGGTCGCGGCCGAGGCGGACGGCGGGCTGTCGGTCGCCGTACGGGATTCCACGAGCGGTCGCAGTGCCGTGTACGGCGAGGAGGCTTTCGACAGTGCCAGCATCGCCAAGGTCAACATCCTCGCGACGCTGTTGCTCCAGGCCCAGGACGAGGGCCGGGAGCTGACCGCCCTGGAGAAGTCGCGGGCGGTGACGATGATCGAGAACAGCGACAACGCCGCCGCGCTGGCGCTGTGGCGGGCCATCGGCAGGGCGGAGGGCCTGGAGGTGGCCGACGAGCGGTTCGGGATGACCTCGACGCGGGGTGGGGCCGGGGATCTGTGGGGTCTCACCCAGACCACGGCCGCTGATCAACTGGCACTGCTCGACGTCGTCTTCGGGGACAGCGGCTCACCGCTGACGGCGGCCTCGCGGGCGTATGTGTCGCACCTGATGGGCAACGTCTCCGCGGGCCAGGACTGGGGCGTCTCGGCCGCCGCGTCCACCGGTTCCGAGGGGGCCGGGACGGCCCTCAAGAACGGTTGGCTCCCCAGGTCGGCAACGGGGCTGTGGGTCATCAACAGCGTCGGCAGGATCGAGGCCGACGGCCGGACGTACCTCGTCGCCGTGCTGTCCGACGGCAACAGGTCGAAGCAGGCGGGCGTCGGCACGGTGGAGGACGCGGCGCGGGCGGCGGTGGCGGCGGTCGGCGTGCTCAGCGGTCGATGA
- the yicI gene encoding alpha-xylosidase, protein MKFTDGYWLMRDGVQASYAAEVADVQATDDRFTLYAPVRQVTDRGHTLNSPLLTVECWSPADGVIGVRTTHHAGAAERGPEFALRTEPGHTAKVTREGSLLELTAGELSLRVDTAAPWRLDFTADGRTLTSAGARGTGFAVTGDGGHHSLAQLSLGVGELVYGLGERFTPFVKNGQTVDIWQADGGTASEQAYKNVPFHLTNRGYGVFVNHPGQVSYEIGSEAVGRVQFSVEDQSLEYFVVYGPTPKDVLNRYTALTGRPALPPAWSFGLWLSTSFTTSYDEETVGRFVRGMAERDIPLGVFHFDCFWMREYQWCDFVWDPDVFPDPEGMLRRLKEEHDLRVSVWINPYIAQKSALFAEAKRHGYLVRRANGDVWQWDLWQAGMALVDFTNPDAREWYADKLRVLAAQGVDCFKTDFGERIPTDVVWHDGSDPERMHNYYTQLYNETVFDVLCEARGAGEAVLFARSATAGGQQFPVHWGGDCESHFGAMAESLRGGLSLGLSGFGFWSHDIGGFEGTPTPEVFKRWVQFGLLSSHSRLHGSKSYRVPWDYDEEAVAVTRDFTRLKHRLMPYLFRAAQQAAERGTPVMRAMVLEFPDDPACHTLDRQYMLGDDLLVAPVFSADGVVDYYVPEGVWTHLLSGERIQGPGWRRERYGYDSLPLLARPGSVIPYGESDDAAVYDWARGVTLRVHAPVDGATVVTRVPGGPDGTAVAFRTRREGDSLTVESEGATGPWRVLLVGAGAEPGEGSPAPASAEPAGLGTLLTVPAGTTTVTALLTGS, encoded by the coding sequence ATGAAGTTCACCGACGGCTACTGGCTCATGCGCGACGGCGTCCAGGCGTCGTACGCGGCCGAGGTCGCCGACGTACAGGCCACCGATGACCGGTTCACGCTCTACGCGCCCGTGCGGCAGGTGACCGACCGCGGCCACACCCTCAACAGCCCACTGCTGACCGTCGAATGCTGGTCCCCCGCCGACGGCGTGATCGGGGTCCGCACCACCCACCACGCGGGAGCCGCCGAACGTGGCCCGGAGTTCGCGCTGCGTACCGAGCCGGGCCACACGGCGAAGGTCACCCGTGAGGGCTCGCTGCTGGAGCTGACGGCCGGGGAGCTGTCCCTGCGCGTGGACACCGCGGCCCCGTGGCGGCTGGACTTCACCGCCGACGGCCGCACCCTCACCTCGGCCGGGGCCCGCGGCACCGGTTTCGCGGTGACCGGCGACGGCGGACACCACTCGCTGGCCCAGCTCTCCCTCGGTGTCGGCGAGCTGGTGTACGGGCTCGGCGAGCGTTTCACCCCGTTCGTCAAGAACGGCCAGACCGTGGACATCTGGCAGGCCGACGGCGGCACCGCCAGCGAGCAGGCGTACAAGAACGTGCCGTTCCATCTGACCAACCGTGGCTACGGCGTCTTCGTGAACCACCCCGGGCAGGTGAGCTACGAGATCGGTTCGGAGGCCGTCGGGCGGGTGCAGTTCAGCGTCGAGGACCAGTCGCTGGAGTACTTCGTCGTGTACGGCCCCACGCCCAAGGACGTCCTGAACCGCTACACGGCGCTGACCGGCCGCCCGGCGCTGCCGCCCGCCTGGTCGTTCGGCCTGTGGCTGTCCACGTCCTTCACCACCTCCTACGACGAGGAGACGGTCGGCCGCTTCGTGCGCGGCATGGCCGAGCGCGACATCCCGCTGGGCGTGTTCCACTTCGACTGCTTCTGGATGCGCGAGTACCAGTGGTGCGACTTCGTCTGGGACCCGGACGTCTTCCCGGACCCGGAGGGCATGCTGCGGCGCCTGAAGGAGGAGCACGACCTGCGCGTGTCGGTGTGGATCAACCCGTACATCGCGCAGAAGTCCGCGTTGTTCGCCGAGGCCAAGCGCCACGGCTACCTGGTGCGCAGGGCCAACGGCGACGTGTGGCAGTGGGACCTGTGGCAGGCGGGCATGGCCCTGGTCGACTTCACCAACCCCGACGCGCGCGAGTGGTACGCGGACAAGCTGCGGGTGCTCGCCGCGCAGGGCGTGGACTGCTTCAAGACCGACTTCGGCGAGCGCATACCCACCGATGTCGTCTGGCACGACGGCTCCGACCCGGAGCGGATGCACAACTACTACACGCAGCTCTACAACGAGACCGTCTTCGACGTGCTGTGTGAGGCCCGGGGGGCCGGCGAGGCGGTGCTCTTCGCCCGCTCCGCGACGGCGGGCGGTCAGCAGTTCCCGGTGCACTGGGGCGGGGACTGCGAGTCCCACTTCGGTGCGATGGCCGAGTCCCTGCGCGGCGGACTCTCCCTGGGCCTGTCCGGCTTCGGCTTCTGGAGCCATGACATCGGCGGCTTCGAGGGCACGCCGACGCCCGAGGTGTTCAAGCGGTGGGTGCAGTTCGGGCTGCTGTCGTCGCACAGCCGGCTGCACGGCAGCAAGTCCTACCGGGTGCCGTGGGACTACGACGAGGAGGCGGTGGCGGTCACCCGCGACTTCACCCGGCTCAAGCACCGGCTGATGCCGTACCTGTTCCGCGCGGCGCAGCAGGCGGCCGAGCGGGGAACGCCGGTGATGCGGGCGATGGTGCTGGAGTTCCCGGACGACCCGGCCTGTCACACACTGGACCGGCAGTACATGCTCGGCGACGATCTGCTCGTGGCACCGGTGTTCTCCGCCGACGGCGTCGTCGACTACTACGTACCCGAAGGCGTCTGGACGCATCTGCTGTCGGGCGAACGGATCCAGGGACCGGGCTGGCGGCGCGAGCGGTACGGCTACGACAGCCTGCCGCTGCTGGCCCGCCCCGGCTCGGTGATCCCGTACGGCGAGAGCGACGACGCCGCGGTCTACGACTGGGCGCGCGGGGTGACGCTGCGGGTCCACGCGCCGGTCGACGGGGCGACGGTGGTCACGCGCGTCCCGGGCGGCCCTGACGGCACGGCGGTCGCCTTCCGTACCCGCCGCGAGGGCGACAGCCTCACCGTCGAGTCGGAGGGTGCGACCGGGCCGTGGCGGGTGCTGCTGGTCGGGGCGGGGGCGGAGCCGGGCGAGGGGTCGCCCGCACCGGCGTCCGCCGAGCCGGCCGGCCTCGGCACGCTGCTCACCGTCCCCGCGGGAACGACCACGGTCACGGCACTTCTCACAGGGAGTTAA